From Sphingomonas nostoxanthinifaciens, a single genomic window includes:
- the dnaA gene encoding chromosomal replication initiator protein DnaA, giving the protein MEDDACLPAQAAWEAIRASLRRSCGERIFDGWLKPLALASCDLDAGDVRLTAPSAFMANWVQGHFAEQIAAAWRAMLPQVVHVSIEAATDAMRVTMPEPAAEPVAPSVAPAAETATLAHSTTLEQRYTFDSFVVGKANELAYNAARTLAEGGKLAFNPLFLHGGVGLGKTHLMHAIGHEYRARHPEARILYMSAEKFMFEFVAAMRAKDTHSFKQRLRAADVLMIDDVQFIAGKESTQEEFFHTMNELISAGRRLVISADRSPQTLEGIESRILSRLSWGLVADVNPADFELRYNIICKKLENQPAGTVPQDVALFLAKRISASVRELEGALNRVMAFATLNNRVIDLDFAQEALADQLRASQRRVSIDEIQRRVCEHYRIRQAEMGSARRAREVARPRQIAMYLAKQLTQRSLPEIGRRFGGRDHTTVIHAVRKIEELRIKDAELDADVRLLLRQLEA; this is encoded by the coding sequence ATGGAGGACGATGCGTGCCTGCCGGCTCAGGCCGCTTGGGAGGCCATTCGCGCCAGCCTGCGCCGCTCGTGCGGGGAGCGGATCTTCGACGGCTGGCTGAAGCCACTCGCGCTGGCGTCGTGTGATCTCGACGCTGGCGACGTCCGGCTGACCGCGCCGTCGGCGTTCATGGCCAACTGGGTCCAGGGTCATTTCGCCGAGCAGATCGCGGCGGCGTGGCGCGCGATGCTGCCGCAGGTCGTCCATGTCTCGATCGAGGCGGCGACCGACGCGATGCGGGTGACGATGCCCGAGCCCGCGGCCGAGCCGGTTGCGCCATCGGTCGCGCCGGCAGCCGAAACGGCCACGCTCGCCCATTCGACCACGCTGGAGCAGCGCTACACGTTCGACAGCTTCGTCGTCGGCAAGGCGAACGAGCTCGCCTACAATGCCGCGCGCACGCTGGCGGAGGGCGGAAAGCTCGCCTTCAACCCGCTGTTCCTCCATGGCGGCGTCGGCCTCGGCAAGACGCATCTGATGCATGCGATCGGCCACGAATATCGCGCCCGTCATCCGGAGGCGCGCATCCTCTACATGTCGGCCGAGAAGTTCATGTTCGAGTTCGTGGCGGCGATGCGCGCCAAGGACACGCACAGCTTCAAGCAGCGGCTGCGCGCCGCCGACGTGCTGATGATCGACGACGTCCAGTTCATTGCCGGCAAGGAATCGACCCAGGAAGAATTCTTCCACACGATGAACGAGCTGATCTCGGCAGGCCGTCGCTTGGTCATCAGTGCCGACCGCTCGCCGCAGACGCTGGAAGGGATCGAGAGCCGCATCCTGTCGCGCCTGTCGTGGGGCCTCGTCGCCGACGTCAATCCGGCCGACTTCGAGCTGCGCTACAACATCATCTGCAAGAAGTTGGAGAATCAGCCCGCCGGCACGGTGCCGCAGGACGTGGCGCTTTTCCTTGCCAAGCGGATCAGCGCGTCGGTGCGCGAGTTGGAGGGTGCGCTCAACCGCGTCATGGCGTTCGCCACGCTCAACAATCGCGTGATCGATCTCGATTTCGCGCAGGAGGCGCTGGCCGACCAGCTGCGCGCGAGCCAGCGCCGCGTCTCGATCGACGAGATCCAGCGTCGCGTGTGCGAGCATTACCGCATCCGCCAGGCAGAAATGGGTTCGGCGCGCCGCGCGCGCGAGGTGGCCCGTCCGCGCCAGATCGCGATGTATCTGGCCAAGCAGCTTACCCAGCGCTCGCTGCCCGAAATCGGTCGTCGCTTCGGTGGGCGCGACCATACCACGGTGATCCACGCGGTGCGGAAGATCGAGGAATTGCGCATCAAGGATGCCGAGCTCGACGCCGACGTTCGCCTGCTGCTGCGCCAGCTCGAAGCCTGA
- a CDS encoding accessory factor UbiK family protein translates to MQSENKLFEDFVKMANGFAGTMAGAAREGETAFREKVKTWVGGLDFVSREEFEAVKAMAAAARDEVAALRAELAAKDTTLGAKDQPAA, encoded by the coding sequence ATGCAGAGCGAGAACAAGTTGTTCGAGGACTTCGTCAAGATGGCCAACGGCTTCGCCGGCACGATGGCCGGCGCGGCGCGTGAGGGCGAGACTGCATTCCGGGAGAAAGTGAAGACGTGGGTCGGCGGGCTCGATTTCGTCAGCCGCGAGGAGTTCGAGGCGGTTAAGGCGATGGCTGCGGCCGCGCGCGACGAGGTCGCCGCGCTGCGCGCCGAACTGGCCGCCAAGGACACGACGCTCGGCGCCAAGGATCAGCCAGCCGCCTGA
- the ubiB gene encoding 2-polyprenylphenol 6-hydroxylase: protein MTTSIVHVARLLRWGRILARHGALRGIERDPNTPAPVRRLVKLARFGARVPAQPAYADAFQAIGPAAIKLGQALATRPDLVGEHAAADLARLQDAVPAAPFESIKAALEQSLERPVEALFASFDPEPVGAASIAQVHRAVTSEGRHVAVKVMRPGIEDELVRAIETYEWAAAQVEALGGELARLRPRLVIAHFRQWTLRELDLRREAASASELAEHMQAEPGFTVPAIDWSRTTRRVLTLEWVDGIKLNNRAALIAAGHDMHALASTLVRAFLRQAIADGFFHADLHQGNLFALADGRIAAIDFGIMGRIDRQARLWLAEILHGLITGNYERVAQIHFDAQYVPAHHNVAEFATALRAVGEPIRGLPVKDISIGQMLDGLFAITRDFDMATQPHLLLLQKTMVMVEGVATGLDPDINMWEVSGPFVREWLRAELGPEAWLADRFRADLRTLARLPDLIRRVERHYPEPGAAPPAPPLRTVEVVRIGGGWRYLAVALVAALAGFVVAWLLR, encoded by the coding sequence GTGACCACCTCGATCGTCCACGTCGCCCGCCTCCTGCGCTGGGGGCGCATCCTCGCGCGGCATGGCGCGCTGCGCGGGATCGAGCGCGATCCGAACACGCCCGCGCCGGTGCGCCGCCTCGTCAAGCTCGCGCGCTTCGGCGCGCGCGTGCCGGCGCAACCGGCTTATGCCGACGCCTTCCAGGCGATCGGGCCGGCGGCGATCAAGCTCGGGCAGGCGCTGGCGACCCGCCCCGATCTGGTCGGCGAACATGCCGCTGCCGATCTGGCGCGGCTGCAGGATGCGGTTCCGGCGGCACCGTTCGAGTCGATCAAGGCGGCGCTCGAACAGAGCCTCGAGCGTCCGGTCGAGGCGCTGTTCGCCTCGTTCGATCCCGAGCCCGTCGGGGCCGCCTCGATCGCGCAGGTCCACCGCGCCGTCACCAGCGAGGGCCGCCACGTCGCGGTCAAGGTGATGCGGCCGGGGATCGAGGACGAGCTCGTCCGTGCGATCGAGACCTACGAATGGGCCGCGGCGCAGGTCGAGGCGCTCGGCGGCGAGCTGGCGCGGTTGCGCCCGCGGCTGGTGATCGCGCATTTCCGCCAATGGACCCTGCGCGAGCTAGACCTACGACGCGAGGCAGCTTCGGCCTCTGAACTGGCCGAGCATATGCAGGCCGAGCCCGGCTTCACCGTGCCCGCGATCGACTGGAGCCGCACCACGCGCCGCGTGCTGACGCTCGAATGGGTCGACGGCATCAAGCTCAACAACCGCGCGGCGCTGATCGCGGCGGGACACGACATGCACGCTTTGGCGTCGACGCTCGTCCGCGCTTTCCTGCGCCAGGCGATCGCCGACGGCTTCTTCCATGCCGACCTCCACCAGGGCAATCTGTTCGCGCTGGCCGACGGGCGCATCGCCGCGATCGACTTCGGCATCATGGGCCGGATCGATCGGCAGGCACGGCTGTGGCTGGCGGAGATCCTCCACGGCCTCATCACCGGGAATTATGAGCGCGTCGCGCAGATCCATTTCGACGCGCAATATGTTCCCGCACACCACAATGTCGCCGAGTTCGCGACCGCGTTGCGCGCCGTCGGCGAGCCGATCCGTGGCCTGCCGGTGAAGGATATCTCGATCGGCCAGATGCTCGACGGCCTGTTCGCGATCACGCGCGACTTCGACATGGCGACCCAGCCGCACCTTTTGCTGCTCCAGAAGACGATGGTGATGGTCGAGGGCGTCGCGACCGGGCTCGATCCCGACATCAACATGTGGGAGGTTTCGGGCCCGTTCGTGCGCGAATGGCTGCGCGCCGAGCTCGGCCCCGAGGCGTGGCTGGCGGATCGGTTCCGCGCCGACCTGCGCACGCTCGCGCGCCTGCCCGACCTGATCCGTCGGGTGGAGCGCCATTATCCCGAGCCGGGCGCCGCCCCGCCCGCCCCGCCGCTGCGGACGGTGGAAGTCGTGCGGATCGGCGGCGGCTGGCGCTATCTTGCGGTGGCTTTGGTGGCGGCGCTCGCCGGCTTCGTGGTGGCCTGGCTGCTGCGTTAG
- the lepA gene encoding translation elongation factor 4 → MTPLDKIRNFSIIAHIDHGKSTLADRLIQRTGGLTDREMSAQVLDNMDIEKERGITIKAQTVRLEWKGHVLNLMDTPGHVDFAYEVSRSLAACEGALLVVDAAQGVEAQTLANVYQSIEHDHEIVPVINKIDLPAAEPEKVRAEIEEVIGLDASNAILASAKAGIGIDEILDAVVERIPSPKGDASAPLKAMLVDSWYDPYLGVVILVRVIDGVLRKGAEVAFMQAGTRHLIDRVGCFRPKIEQLTDLGPGEIGFITAQIKDISQTAVGDTITDAKKPAAEPLPGFKEVQPVVFCGLFPTDANDFEKLRDSISKLRLNDASFSFEMETSAALGFGFRCGFLGLLHLEIIQERLTREYDLDLITTAPSVVYHLHLSHSKTEDAHTIELHNPADMPDPNRIDSIDEPWIEATIYVPDEYLGSILKLCQDRRGIQKDLTYVAGRAQLRYELPLNEVVFDFYDRLKSISRGYASFDYHQVGYREGDLVKMSILVNNEPVDALSMIVHASVAETRGRGMCERLKDLIPRHMFKIPIQAAIGGKVIARETIAALRKDVTAKCYGGDISRKKKLLEKQKEGKKRMREYGNVSIPQEAFIAALRMGDE, encoded by the coding sequence ATGACTCCGCTCGACAAGATCCGCAATTTCTCGATCATCGCCCATATCGACCATGGCAAATCGACCCTCGCCGATCGCCTGATCCAGCGCACCGGCGGCCTCACCGATCGTGAGATGTCGGCGCAGGTGCTCGACAATATGGATATCGAGAAGGAACGCGGCATCACCATCAAGGCGCAGACCGTGCGCCTTGAATGGAAGGGCCACGTCCTCAACCTGATGGACACGCCCGGCCATGTCGACTTCGCCTATGAGGTGAGCCGCAGCCTGGCGGCGTGCGAGGGCGCGCTGCTGGTGGTCGACGCCGCCCAGGGTGTCGAGGCGCAGACGCTCGCCAACGTCTATCAGTCGATCGAGCACGATCACGAGATCGTGCCCGTCATCAACAAGATCGACCTGCCCGCCGCCGAGCCGGAGAAGGTCCGCGCCGAGATCGAGGAGGTGATCGGGCTCGATGCCTCCAACGCCATCCTCGCCTCGGCCAAGGCGGGTATCGGCATCGACGAGATCCTCGATGCGGTGGTCGAGCGGATCCCGTCGCCGAAGGGCGACGCCAGCGCGCCGTTGAAGGCGATGCTGGTCGATAGCTGGTACGATCCCTATCTCGGCGTCGTCATCCTCGTCCGCGTGATCGACGGCGTGCTGCGCAAGGGCGCCGAGGTCGCGTTCATGCAGGCCGGCACACGCCACCTGATCGACCGGGTCGGCTGCTTCCGCCCCAAGATCGAGCAGTTGACCGATCTGGGCCCGGGCGAGATCGGCTTCATCACCGCGCAGATCAAGGACATCAGCCAGACCGCCGTCGGCGACACGATCACCGACGCCAAGAAACCGGCGGCCGAGCCGCTGCCGGGCTTCAAGGAGGTCCAGCCGGTCGTGTTCTGCGGGCTGTTTCCGACCGACGCCAACGATTTCGAGAAACTGCGCGACAGCATCTCCAAGCTGCGCCTCAACGACGCCAGCTTCTCGTTCGAAATGGAAACCTCGGCCGCGCTCGGCTTCGGCTTCCGCTGCGGCTTCCTCGGCCTGCTGCATCTGGAGATCATCCAGGAGCGGCTGACGCGCGAATATGATCTCGATCTGATCACGACCGCGCCGTCGGTGGTCTACCACCTCCATCTGTCGCATTCGAAGACCGAGGATGCGCACACGATCGAGCTGCACAATCCGGCCGACATGCCCGATCCCAATCGGATCGACAGCATCGACGAGCCGTGGATCGAGGCGACGATCTACGTGCCCGACGAGTATCTCGGCTCGATCCTCAAGCTGTGCCAGGATCGGCGCGGCATCCAGAAGGATCTGACCTACGTCGCTGGCCGCGCGCAGCTGCGCTACGAACTGCCGCTCAACGAGGTGGTGTTCGATTTCTACGACCGGCTGAAATCGATCAGCCGCGGCTATGCCAGCTTCGATTATCATCAGGTCGGCTATCGCGAGGGCGACCTCGTCAAGATGTCGATCCTCGTCAACAACGAGCCGGTCGACGCGCTCTCGATGATCGTCCACGCCTCGGTCGCCGAGACGCGCGGTCGCGGCATGTGCGAGCGGCTGAAGGATCTGATCCCCCGCCACATGTTCAAGATCCCGATCCAGGCGGCGATCGGCGGCAAGGTTATCGCGCGCGAGACGATCGCGGCATTGCGCAAGGACGTCACCGCTAAATGTTACGGCGGCGATATAAGCCGCAAGAAGAAGCTGCTGGAGAAGCAAAAGGAAGGCAAGAAGCGGATGCGGGAATATGGCAACGTGTCCATCCCGCAGGAGGCGTTCATTGCCGCGCTTCGGATGGGCGACGAGTAG
- a CDS encoding outer membrane protein produces MLKLMFAGAVAAGATTAAFAQMADQTAPASDASAPVASTGMASDAPSWAGIYAGLHGGYGFDNGRKISNVGSTPNNAVALSSGIRTSELGQNRSGALGGGQLGYNFQRGKLIFGGEGDFSYMDSRGTSVYRGLGVTGVAAPGRRTLVKSQLDWMGSVRARAGYALSDQGFVYATGGYAFGKVKGRAEFDGDSDSTVNYAGSHKYTAQGWIGGLGGEFRPFNQGVWRKISFGAEATYYDLGKSSIYALQTGTQPGFYRLGVATRGYNGVVKINYHF; encoded by the coding sequence ATGTTGAAATTGATGTTTGCCGGTGCGGTCGCCGCGGGCGCGACGACGGCGGCCTTCGCCCAGATGGCCGATCAGACCGCACCTGCGAGCGACGCTTCGGCGCCGGTTGCATCGACCGGCATGGCGAGCGATGCGCCGAGCTGGGCCGGCATCTACGCCGGTCTCCATGGCGGTTATGGCTTCGACAATGGCCGCAAGATCAGCAACGTCGGCTCCACGCCGAACAACGCCGTGGCGCTCAGCAGCGGCATCCGCACGTCGGAGCTCGGCCAGAACCGTTCGGGCGCGCTCGGCGGCGGCCAGCTCGGCTACAACTTCCAGCGCGGCAAGCTGATCTTCGGTGGCGAAGGCGACTTCTCCTACATGGATTCGCGCGGCACCTCGGTCTATCGTGGCCTCGGCGTCACCGGTGTAGCGGCCCCGGGCCGTCGCACCCTGGTCAAGAGCCAGCTCGACTGGATGGGTTCGGTCCGCGCACGCGCGGGTTATGCGCTGAGCGACCAGGGCTTCGTCTACGCCACCGGCGGTTACGCCTTCGGCAAGGTCAAGGGCCGCGCCGAGTTCGACGGCGATAGCGACAGCACCGTCAACTATGCCGGCAGCCACAAATACACCGCGCAGGGCTGGATCGGCGGCCTGGGCGGCGAGTTCCGTCCGTTCAATCAGGGCGTGTGGCGCAAGATCTCCTTCGGTGCGGAGGCGACCTATTACGACCTCGGCAAGAGCAGCATCTACGCGCTGCAGACCGGAACCCAGCCGGGCTTTTATCGCCTCGGCGTCGCGACGCGCGGCTATAACGGCGTCGTGAAGATCAACTACCACTTCTGA
- a CDS encoding winged helix DNA-binding protein has product MDQRIDYGEQPACAVFSDDIAGGERWHLAVSAVGGRTLLSSDVVQAGAILDDMAYPDVVLLDVVRDSGRDLDALLLRLDAAAAEGRFSTVVAFTPDLIDPVCAAISHPDVMLLCDPSPIERAAALGLAIAVPSAPALRERGDGPPKRLRQLSEEVSRIARALAELSRDEPTAMPMPPPGALLEGVTLPSVATIRSVIRGRRLRDQFFDAELFADPAWDMLLDLMVAQMEQRNVAVSSLCIAASVPPTTALRWIKRLHDMGLFVRTADPRDGRRVFVDLAPAAVDALANNFRAIERAGVLAT; this is encoded by the coding sequence ATGGACCAACGCATCGATTATGGGGAGCAGCCCGCGTGCGCGGTGTTCTCGGACGATATCGCCGGCGGTGAGCGCTGGCATCTGGCGGTCTCTGCCGTGGGCGGCCGAACCTTGCTGTCGAGCGACGTCGTACAGGCCGGCGCGATCCTGGACGATATGGCCTATCCCGACGTGGTGCTGCTGGATGTCGTTCGCGATAGCGGCCGAGATCTCGACGCGCTGCTGCTGCGGCTCGACGCGGCGGCGGCCGAGGGGCGGTTTTCCACCGTGGTCGCGTTTACGCCCGATCTGATCGATCCGGTGTGTGCAGCGATCAGTCACCCGGACGTGATGCTGCTGTGCGACCCCAGCCCGATCGAGCGGGCTGCGGCGCTGGGCCTCGCCATTGCCGTGCCGTCGGCGCCGGCGCTGCGCGAACGGGGCGACGGGCCGCCGAAGCGACTGCGTCAATTGAGCGAGGAAGTCAGCCGGATCGCGCGCGCGCTGGCGGAACTGTCGCGGGACGAGCCCACGGCGATGCCGATGCCCCCGCCCGGCGCCCTATTGGAAGGTGTCACGCTGCCGAGCGTCGCCACGATCCGGTCGGTCATTCGCGGGCGACGGCTGCGCGACCAATTCTTCGACGCGGAGCTGTTCGCCGATCCGGCGTGGGACATGCTGCTGGATCTGATGGTGGCGCAGATGGAGCAGCGCAACGTCGCGGTATCCAGCCTGTGCATCGCCGCATCGGTGCCGCCGACGACGGCGCTGCGCTGGATCAAGCGGCTGCACGACATGGGATTGTTCGTCCGCACGGCCGATCCGCGCGACGGCCGGCGCGTATTCGTCGATCTCGCGCCGGCCGCGGTCGATGCGCTCGCCAATAACTTTCGCGCGATCGAGCGCGCCGGCGTTCTCGCCACCTGA
- the mutM gene encoding bifunctional DNA-formamidopyrimidine glycosylase/DNA-(apurinic or apyrimidinic site) lyase — MPELPEVETTVRGLRPVLMGQRLARVEPRRADLRRAIPPDLRQRMTGATVTALGRRAKYGLIDTDRGDTLIFHLGMSGRWRVDPAELLPHDHLLIETDDGRTLALHDPRRFGSLDLLRTEAIEDFAAFRALGPEPLGPDLTPDYLVGKLAGRIAPIKLLLLDQRIVAGLGNIYVCEALNVARIDPRAPGGSLTKARLGRLVPAIRSVLESAIEAGGSTLRDYARPDGELGYFSKQFRVYGREGEPCPCGRGVVLRQVDGGRSTFWCPACQK; from the coding sequence GTGCCCGAATTGCCCGAAGTCGAAACCACCGTGCGCGGCCTGCGGCCGGTGCTGATGGGACAGCGGCTGGCGCGCGTCGAGCCGCGCCGCGCCGATCTTCGCCGCGCCATTCCGCCCGATCTGCGCCAGCGGATGACGGGCGCGACCGTGACCGCGCTGGGGCGGCGCGCCAAATATGGCCTGATCGACACCGATCGCGGCGACACCCTGATCTTTCACCTCGGCATGTCGGGTCGGTGGCGGGTCGATCCGGCCGAATTGCTGCCGCACGATCATCTGCTGATCGAGACCGACGACGGCCGCACGCTGGCGTTGCACGATCCGCGCCGCTTCGGTTCGCTCGACCTCCTCCGCACCGAGGCGATCGAGGATTTCGCAGCGTTCCGTGCGCTCGGCCCGGAGCCGCTCGGCCCGGACCTGACGCCCGACTATCTGGTCGGGAAACTCGCCGGGCGGATCGCGCCAATCAAATTGCTGCTGCTCGACCAGCGCATCGTCGCCGGGCTCGGCAATATATATGTATGCGAAGCGCTGAACGTCGCGCGCATCGACCCGCGGGCACCGGGGGGAAGCCTGACCAAGGCACGGCTCGGGCGGCTGGTGCCGGCGATCCGGTCGGTGCTCGAATCCGCGATCGAGGCGGGTGGCTCGACGTTGCGCGATTATGCGCGACCCGATGGCGAGCTCGGCTATTTCTCGAAGCAGTTCCGGGTCTATGGGCGGGAAGGCGAGCCATGCCCGTGCGGGCGCGGCGTCGTCCTGCGGCAGGTCGACGGCGGCCGATCGACCTTCTGGTGCCCCGCTTGCCAGAAATGA
- the rpsT gene encoding 30S ribosomal protein S20, with the protein MANTPQAKKRIRRNDRRAEVNGARVSRIRTFLKKVETALTSGDKNAAALALAAAQPELQRGVSKGVLHKNTASRKFARLTKRVSALG; encoded by the coding sequence ATGGCGAACACGCCGCAAGCCAAGAAGCGCATCCGTCGCAACGATCGCCGCGCCGAAGTCAACGGCGCCCGCGTCAGCCGCATCCGTACCTTCCTCAAGAAGGTCGAGACGGCGCTGACCAGCGGCGACAAGAATGCGGCAGCGCTGGCGCTGGCAGCGGCCCAGCCGGAACTGCAGCGTGGCGTGTCCAAGGGCGTGCTTCACAAGAACACCGCCTCGCGGAAGTTCGCGCGCCTTACCAAGCGGGTTTCCGCGCTCGGCTAA
- a CDS encoding CAP domain-containing protein, producing the protein MPHRRGAAARAEANGGMAWKAAAWAWLYACALCLTAPAHAETPFEREVLAAVNFARTDPAGYADALERYKRYFHGNIVSLPGQSVDFETSEGVRVVDETIMFLRRQRPMAPIAPAALLRESASDHSSEQGASGAIGHEGADGSSPGDRVRRHGGGAYVAEVIAYGSLDAVDAVRQLIVDDGVDDRGHRAILYSPELAYAGVSCGPHKDYRIVCVMDLGITPDGRLPATTRQAAVHRASPARTDAPPA; encoded by the coding sequence ATGCCCCACCGACGCGGCGCGGCCGCACGGGCGGAGGCCAATGGCGGAATGGCGTGGAAGGCGGCAGCATGGGCATGGCTATATGCGTGCGCGCTATGCCTGACCGCGCCGGCGCATGCCGAAACGCCGTTCGAGCGCGAGGTGCTGGCGGCGGTGAACTTCGCGCGGACCGACCCTGCCGGCTATGCCGACGCGCTCGAACGCTACAAGCGCTACTTTCATGGCAACATCGTCAGCCTGCCCGGGCAGTCGGTCGATTTCGAGACTAGCGAGGGCGTTCGCGTGGTCGACGAGACGATCATGTTCCTGCGGCGCCAGCGCCCGATGGCGCCGATCGCACCCGCCGCACTGCTGCGCGAAAGCGCATCCGACCATAGCAGCGAACAGGGGGCGAGCGGCGCGATCGGGCATGAGGGCGCCGACGGCTCTTCGCCGGGCGACCGGGTCCGCCGCCACGGCGGGGGGGCCTATGTGGCGGAAGTGATCGCCTACGGCTCGCTCGACGCGGTCGACGCGGTGCGCCAGTTGATCGTCGATGATGGCGTGGACGATCGCGGCCATCGCGCGATTCTCTATTCGCCCGAACTGGCCTATGCCGGCGTATCGTGCGGCCCGCACAAGGATTATCGCATCGTGTGCGTGATGGATCTCGGCATCACGCCCGATGGCCGGCTGCCCGCGACGACGCGGCAGGCCGCCGTTCACCGCGCCTCGCCGGCCCGGACCGACGCCCCGCCGGCCTGA
- a CDS encoding TlyA family RNA methyltransferase has product MKARADQLLVDRGLAESRTRAQALILAGLVYAGERKLAKAGEQIDAAMPLDVRGRDHPWVSRGGIKLDHALTHFDWDVTGAVAMDVGSSTGGFTDVLLTRGAARVYAIDSGTNQLAWKLRTDDRVIVHERTNARNLTAVEIPEPIDLIVCDASFIGLAKVLERPLTFSTPAARLVALVKPQFEAGRDEIGKGGVVRDPAVHARVCDEAAAWVAAQGWAVVGIERSPITGPEGNVEFLLAAIRTVDG; this is encoded by the coding sequence ATGAAGGCCCGTGCCGACCAGTTGCTCGTCGATCGCGGGCTCGCCGAGAGCCGCACGCGCGCGCAGGCGCTGATCCTTGCCGGGCTGGTCTATGCCGGTGAGCGCAAACTGGCCAAGGCGGGGGAGCAGATCGATGCGGCGATGCCGCTCGACGTGCGCGGGCGCGATCATCCGTGGGTGTCGCGCGGCGGCATCAAGCTCGATCATGCGCTCACTCATTTCGATTGGGACGTGACCGGCGCGGTGGCGATGGACGTCGGCTCCTCGACCGGCGGTTTCACCGATGTGCTGCTGACGCGCGGCGCGGCGCGGGTCTATGCGATCGACAGCGGCACCAACCAGCTCGCCTGGAAGCTGCGCACCGACGATCGCGTGATCGTACACGAGCGCACCAATGCCCGCAACCTGACCGCCGTCGAGATCCCCGAGCCGATCGACCTGATCGTCTGCGACGCGAGCTTCATCGGCCTCGCCAAGGTGCTCGAGCGACCGCTGACCTTCTCCACGCCGGCCGCGCGGCTGGTGGCGCTGGTCAAACCGCAGTTCGAGGCAGGCCGCGACGAGATCGGCAAGGGTGGGGTGGTGCGCGATCCCGCCGTCCATGCGCGCGTCTGCGACGAGGCCGCCGCGTGGGTTGCGGCGCAGGGGTGGGCGGTCGTCGGGATCGAACGCAGCCCGATCACGGGGCCAGAGGGCAATGTAGAATTCCTGCTCGCGGCGATCCGCACGGTGGACGGCTGA
- the ubiE gene encoding bifunctional demethylmenaquinone methyltransferase/2-methoxy-6-polyprenyl-1,4-benzoquinol methylase UbiE — protein sequence MSDTVSFGYADVPATEKTAKVGEVFARVARRYDIMNDAMSGGMHRLWKDRFVARVKPRQGERILDMAGGTGDIAFRMHKTGADVTVADINGAMLEVGQQRAEKRGLEGLTWIEQNAEELSFADARFDAYTIAFGIRNVTHIDKALAEAHRVLKRGGRFFCLEFSTNEWPGFDEAYDFYSHRIVPKLGKAIADDEESYRYLIESIRRFPDMPTFKGMIETAGFVQAKVEPILGGLVAIHSGWKI from the coding sequence ATGAGCGACACCGTCTCCTTCGGCTATGCCGACGTCCCCGCCACCGAGAAGACCGCCAAGGTCGGCGAGGTCTTCGCCCGCGTGGCGCGCCGCTACGACATCATGAACGATGCCATGTCGGGCGGCATGCACCGCCTGTGGAAGGATCGCTTCGTCGCGCGGGTGAAGCCGCGCCAAGGCGAGCGCATCCTCGACATGGCGGGCGGCACCGGCGACATCGCATTCCGCATGCACAAGACCGGCGCCGACGTGACGGTGGCCGATATCAACGGGGCCATGCTCGAGGTCGGCCAGCAACGTGCCGAGAAGCGCGGGCTGGAGGGCCTGACCTGGATCGAGCAGAATGCGGAGGAGCTGTCCTTCGCCGATGCGCGCTTCGACGCCTATACGATCGCGTTCGGCATCCGCAACGTGACGCATATCGACAAGGCGCTGGCCGAGGCGCACCGCGTGCTGAAGCGCGGCGGCCGCTTCTTCTGTCTCGAATTCTCGACCAACGAATGGCCGGGCTTCGACGAGGCCTATGATTTCTACTCGCACCGCATCGTGCCGAAGCTCGGCAAGGCGATCGCGGATGACGAGGAGAGCTATCGCTACCTGATCGAATCGATCCGCCGCTTCCCCGACATGCCCACGTTCAAAGGCATGATCGAAACGGCCGGGTTCGTGCAGGCGAAGGTCGAGCCGATCCTTGGCGGGCTCGTCGCGATCCACTCCGGCTGGAAGATCTGA